Part of the Candidatus Binatus sp. genome is shown below.
TCGAGTCGGTGCGCTACTCGATGCTAAGCTCGATGCTGCTGAACGAACTACAGAAGCAGACCAGCGAAGTCGCCGAAATGAAGCTCCAATTGAAAGCGAGTAAGGAGCGGGAGGCGGCAATGCGAGCTTCCTTCGACGAGCGAGTATCCAGGCTGGAACGCACGATGGCGGCGCGGAGCGACGATCGCAATCTCGCAGCCGCCACTGATCGCTGACGTTTCACAAGCGCATCAAAGCCGATAGAGTTTGCCTGATCGCGGACGGCGACCGACCGCGCGATCGTCAAATGAGATGACCGAATCCGCCAACAACGGAGGCGCACCCGCGCCATCGCTCGCGCTCCGCGGCCTGGGCCTCACCAAGGTGTATGGCGGCCGCGCCGTCGTCGATCACGTGGACGTTACGGTGAAGCCGGGCGAAGTCGTCGGATTTCTCGGACCGAACGGCGCCGGCAAGACCACCACGTTCTACATGCTGGTCGGATTGCTCAAGCCCGATTCGGGCCGAATCGTGTTCGGCGACGAGGACATCACGCGCCTTCCGCTCTATCAGCGAGCGCGGCGCGGAATCTCCTATCTGCCGCAGGAGCCGAGCGTATTTCGCAAGCTGACTGTCGAGCAGAATCTGCTCGCGGTGCTCGAGACGCTGCCGCTTAGCGAAGAGGAGCGCCATGCGCGGCTGCAATCGCTGCTCGACGAGTTGGGAATCGCGAAGCTCGCGAAGGCCAAGGCCGGGGTGCTTTCTGGCGGCGAGCGCCGCCGCGTCGAGATCACTCGCGCCTTGGTGCTCGATCCGACCTACCTATGCCTCGACGAGCCGTTCGCGGGAATCGATCCGATCACCGTGGTCGAGATTCAGCGCGTCGTCTCGTACTTGAAGGAGCGCGGAATCGGCGTGCTGATGTCCGATCACAATGTTCAAGCAACACTTTCAATTATCGATCGCGCGTATATCATCCACGCCGGCAAGATCCTGTTCGAAGGCAAGCCGCGCGAAATCGTCGCGAGCGATCAGGTGCGCCAGGTCTTTCTTGGCGAACGATTCGAAATGCGTTGAAGAAGAGCGCTTCGGCCTACGGACGGTAAGACGAAGGAGGCGGATAGGAAGGATAGCTCGGATAGCTTGGATATCCGCCGTACGTCCGATATCCCGAGCTGAAGCCGCCGTAGCTGCCGCCACCGAAACCGCCGCTACCCATGCTCATACCGCCGCCGCCCATCATCCCGAGCAGGCCCATCATCATCAGGAGGCCGCTCGATGAGCCGGCCGTACCACCGTAGGCGCTGCCATACGACGGATACTGTCCCGCTCCCTGCTGCTGATAGGCGTAGGCGTCGGGAGGCAGATTGTTTTGATAATCCTGCACCGAACCGGTCGAGCCGTACGGATCCGTGCCGTCGGGCGATTGATAGGAAGGCGCGGGATTTGGCGTCGATCCGCCCTTTGAGTTCGCCAGTTCCGGGCTGACCTTGATTCGGTTATCGACCACCAGCGTGGGATCTTTCAGATAATTGCGCGCCTTCTGCTCGGCGTCGGATTTGCCGAAGTCGGTCGCGACGAAGCCGAACAGAATCGCCTGTCTGCCACCCGACGGACTGCTCACGACCTGCGCCCCCACCAGTGGCAAACTATGATGCTTCAAATAGTCGGACAATGCCTGGCTTTGCGACGAATCGATCGTCCCGCCGACGACGGTGCCGGCGCTCGACGGCGCGGCCGGATGCGAGGTCGTTCCGTACGCGCCCGAACCGCCAACCGAGGACGATCGATCGACGCCGCCGGTAGTCGGCGAACTTTGTATCGGCGCGCAGGCGGCCAATCCCAGTGCGAGGGCCAATGCGATGCTGGCCAATGCTGATGGGACTTTTCTCATGCCATGGATTATATGCCTGCGTGACTCGCCCTACAATTGCGGGTTTTTCAACGCGCAGGCGGCCTCGCTCGCGATGCTCAGTAGCCGATTTCCAGCATGAAATCCCGCACCAGTTGATTGAAGGCACCCGGCTGCTCGAAATAGATCGAATGCCCGCAATCGGGCACCGTGCGAAGCCGCGCATCGGGCAGCGCGTTCGCCAGTGACTTGACGATCTCGGGCCGAATCAAAGTGTCCTGCTCACCCACCATGCACAGCACCGGCATCCGCAAGCGTTCGCGAACCGCGGCCAAATCGTAGCTCTGGCCCAAGATTTGCGCGCCTGCGTCGGCAGGAGGCCGCGCTCCGAGAATCCGGATCTCGTCGTACAGAAACGCGAGCTCGGGCCGCCGCGCAAAATAATCCGCGGCATACGTCGGCAGCGACCCAATCGGCGGCGTCGCGTCGATCGGCATTGGCCCCACAAACTCGAACTTCATGTCAGGCGTGAAGATTCCGCCCGGCGTATCGGCCAGCACCATCCCAGCCACGCGCTCGGGATGCTCGAGTGCGTAGCCGACGATCGTCCAGCCGCCCATCGATTGTCCGACCAGGACTGCCTTGTCGATTTTCAGATGATCGAGCAGCGCGCCGAGATCACTCGCGTGGGCGCGATTGAAAAGGCCGTCGGGATCGGGCGACAGGCCGAAGCTCCGCTGGTCGAGCGTGATGCATTCATACGATCGCATGAAGTAGGGCGCCTGCTGCCACCACGAGAGATGATCGCCGCCGAGGCCGTGCAGAAATACTAGCGCAGGGCCGCTGCCAACGCGTTCGTAGTAGAGCGAGAACTTCCCGATTTCGAGCCTGCCCGGCACTATCCGATATTCCATGACGATCTCCCTTCGCATCACGATGCTGGATTCAGCCGAGTCGATGTCACCAATCCGCGCCGCCGCCGGTAATGCTCGGCATCCCAGTGTGCGCCATCAGGCCGCCGTCCGCGACGATACAAGTGCCGGTGACATAGGAAGCTTCATCGGACGCCAGAAACAACACCACGTTGGCGATTTCGATCGGCTCGCCGCAACGGCCCATCGGGACGGCCTGCTCCGATCGCTGCGCCATCTCGGGCAACGCGCGGCGCGACTTG
Proteins encoded:
- a CDS encoding alpha/beta fold hydrolase; protein product: MEYRIVPGRLEIGKFSLYYERVGSGPALVFLHGLGGDHLSWWQQAPYFMRSYECITLDQRSFGLSPDPDGLFNRAHASDLGALLDHLKIDKAVLVGQSMGGWTIVGYALEHPERVAGMVLADTPGGIFTPDMKFEFVGPMPIDATPPIGSLPTYAADYFARRPELAFLYDEIRILGARPPADAGAQILGQSYDLAAVRERLRMPVLCMVGEQDTLIRPEIVKSLANALPDARLRTVPDCGHSIYFEQPGAFNQLVRDFMLEIGY
- the lptB gene encoding LPS export ABC transporter ATP-binding protein, with the protein product MTESANNGGAPAPSLALRGLGLTKVYGGRAVVDHVDVTVKPGEVVGFLGPNGAGKTTTFYMLVGLLKPDSGRIVFGDEDITRLPLYQRARRGISYLPQEPSVFRKLTVEQNLLAVLETLPLSEEERHARLQSLLDELGIAKLAKAKAGVLSGGERRRVEITRALVLDPTYLCLDEPFAGIDPITVVEIQRVVSYLKERGIGVLMSDHNVQATLSIIDRAYIIHAGKILFEGKPREIVASDQVRQVFLGERFEMR